A region from the Diorhabda sublineata isolate icDioSubl1.1 chromosome X, icDioSubl1.1, whole genome shotgun sequence genome encodes:
- the LOC130450905 gene encoding Na(+)/H(+) exchange regulatory cofactor NHE-RF2-like gives MSNEKTRLCHIQKWENFDGYGFNLHAEKGKPGQYIGKVDEGSPAEAAGLRQGDRILEVNGESIANKTHKQVVELIKSQTGETKLLVVDSDEDGIIPTDVKNHEKHEYSNSSKREENGQLNLSMTAAELRAKLAAKKKFDPKKEAMDFKQKFDIVQKL, from the coding sequence ATGTCGAACGAAAAAACGCGCTTGTGTCACATTCAAAAATGGGAAAATTTCGACGGGTACGGTTTTAATTTACACGCTGAAAAAGGTAAACCTGGTCAATATATCGGCAAAGTGGACGAAGGATCGCCTGCTGAGGCAGCAGGCTTAAGACAGGGCGACAGAATCTTAGAAGTTAACGGTGAAAGTATCGCCAATAAAACACATAAACAAGTAGTAGAACTCATAAAATCTCAAACAGGGGAAACTAAACTTCTCGTAGTTGATTCCGACGAAGACGGTATCATTCCTACAGACGTAAAAAATCACGAGAAACATGAATATTCCAACAGCAGTAAAAGAGAAGAAAACGGCCAGTTAAATCTCAGCATGACTGCTGCCGAATTACGAGCGAAATTGGCGgccaaaaaaaaattcgacCCCAAAAAAGAGGCCATGGATTTCAAACAGAAGTTCGATATTGTACAGAAATtgtaa